In Marivirga salinae, a single window of DNA contains:
- a CDS encoding chemotaxis protein CheB codes for MARFNLDNKYKAIVIGGSAGSFQGITQILSAIPADFSLPIILCLHRLKHVRNGFVEALSIKSIKPVVEPYDKENIKRGKVYLAPANYHLSIELGNSIALSTEEMFNNSRPSIDITLETAAYNYRDKLIGILLSGANKDGALGMKRIKDRKGLTIIQDPEECMIDTMPTAAKNITEIDYTLKVQEIIQFLKELDKLYK; via the coding sequence ATGGCTCGATTTAATCTTGATAATAAATATAAAGCGATCGTAATCGGAGGATCAGCGGGTAGTTTTCAGGGTATAACCCAAATTCTATCAGCAATTCCAGCCGATTTCAGCTTACCTATTATCCTGTGTTTACACAGATTAAAACATGTGCGCAATGGATTTGTGGAGGCATTGTCTATAAAAAGTATCAAACCTGTAGTTGAGCCTTATGATAAAGAAAATATTAAAAGAGGTAAAGTGTATTTAGCTCCAGCAAACTATCATCTTTCAATCGAACTTGGTAATTCAATTGCTCTTTCAACAGAAGAAATGTTCAATAATTCTAGGCCTTCAATTGATATTACTTTGGAAACTGCTGCTTATAATTATAGAGATAAATTAATAGGTATTTTATTGTCTGGGGCGAATAAGGATGGCGCATTGGGGATGAAAAGAATTAAGGATAGAAAAGGGCTGACAATCATCCAAGATCCTGAGGAATGTATGATAGATACAATGCCTACGGCTGCAAAAAATATAACGGAAATTGATTATACTTTAAAAGTGCAAGAGATTATCCAATTTTTGAAGGAATTGGATAAGTTGTATAAATGA
- a CDS encoding SiaB family protein kinase yields the protein MKYIYDLHKTMLSRNLILVYEGEFTQEITKSVLAMAERNMDSMGEESSIKRKVFNVMVECLQNIVKHSDDFNPLSAKRNAAIFIIGKEDDRYVVTSGNPVDTEAANALKKRLDEINGLDKDGLKSMYKDIIKSNSLSNKGGAGLGFVDMARKSGQKLEYDFEDMGEGFQFFSLTTTILRF from the coding sequence ATGAAGTATATATATGACCTACATAAAACCATGCTGTCAAGAAACCTTATTTTGGTTTATGAGGGGGAGTTTACCCAAGAGATAACCAAATCGGTTTTGGCAATGGCAGAACGAAACATGGATTCTATGGGTGAGGAGTCTAGCATCAAGAGGAAAGTTTTCAATGTGATGGTAGAATGCTTACAGAACATCGTGAAACATTCTGATGATTTTAACCCTTTATCTGCTAAGCGAAATGCCGCTATTTTTATAATAGGCAAGGAAGACGACCGCTATGTGGTAACAAGCGGTAATCCTGTTGATACTGAAGCAGCAAATGCTTTAAAAAAGAGATTAGATGAAATCAATGGTCTTGATAAAGATGGTTTGAAATCTATGTATAAGGATATCATCAAATCTAATAGCCTTTCTAATAAAGGAGGAGCTGGATTGGGTTTTGTAGATATGGCCCGAAAGTCAGGGCAAAAGCTTGAATACGATTTTGAAGATATGGGAGAAGGATTTCAATTTTTCTCACTCACTACAACAATCTTAAGATTCTAG
- a CDS encoding tRNA1(Val) (adenine(37)-N6)-methyltransferase yields the protein MSIFQFKEFTIQQKNSPAKITTDATVFAASVQIPSNVRSVLEVGTGTGVLSLMLAQRFSDIKIDAVEINPIAYEEADENFENSKYTDRLKVILADFNGFKSEGKYDLIFSNPPFFQNNLQSQTNHGKNTAYHTNQLSFKSLAKGLDLNLAEKGEAHIMLPFYEMSLFEKEMKTIGFRCNKSIELRHQAESKIIRLFNVFDRGEDKQNIDKQKIIVRDENNIFHPSYINLMKDFLTIF from the coding sequence ATGTCCATATTTCAATTCAAAGAGTTCACTATTCAGCAGAAAAATAGTCCGGCTAAAATCACTACTGATGCAACGGTTTTTGCGGCTTCAGTTCAAATTCCATCAAATGTAAGATCCGTTTTGGAAGTGGGCACGGGTACTGGAGTTCTATCTTTAATGTTAGCTCAGCGATTTTCAGATATTAAAATTGACGCAGTAGAAATTAATCCAATTGCTTATGAAGAAGCCGATGAAAATTTCGAGAATTCAAAATATACGGATAGGTTAAAAGTTATTTTAGCAGATTTTAATGGATTTAAATCGGAGGGAAAATATGATTTGATTTTCTCAAACCCTCCTTTTTTTCAAAACAACCTGCAATCCCAAACTAATCATGGTAAAAACACGGCTTATCATACCAATCAATTGTCTTTTAAGTCCTTAGCGAAAGGATTAGATTTGAATTTAGCTGAGAAAGGAGAAGCTCATATTATGCTTCCCTTCTACGAAATGTCATTATTTGAAAAAGAAATGAAGACAATAGGATTTCGGTGCAATAAAAGCATTGAATTAAGACATCAAGCAGAAAGTAAAATAATCAGGCTTTTTAATGTATTTGATAGGGGAGAAGATAAACAAAATATAGATAAGCAAAAGATAATAGTGAGGGATGAAAATAATATTTTTCATCCCTCTTATATCAATTTAATGAAAGATTTTTTGACTATTTTTTAA
- a CDS encoding GAF domain-containing protein has protein sequence MKALYKNLALITSLLFTLSIIGLAYYLFIFPERIANETHLISLMEVPELKPVLDELYILSGVSILLGFISILLHLFNKNNDDESNVVYIEKFKDKKDSKDAASEQGSDGDVDEELQEINSKIKKEPDNKLKAEKILSYLADQLEASQAAIYLAGKKDDKNVITLFASFAFVLPESQTVSYEFGEGLAGQVAKEQKLINISDIPEGYIKILSGLGESNPAHLILCPIMKDKKLIGVAEIASFKAFNKSHEVLVEKSLALLANDLEKGQQKEKKEK, from the coding sequence ATGAAAGCATTATATAAAAATTTAGCACTCATTACCTCTTTGCTTTTTACATTAAGCATAATAGGACTGGCATATTATTTATTCATTTTCCCAGAACGGATTGCTAATGAAACCCATCTTATTAGTTTGATGGAAGTGCCAGAATTAAAGCCTGTTTTAGATGAGCTTTATATTTTAAGTGGAGTATCAATTCTATTAGGCTTTATTTCTATCTTATTACACCTTTTTAATAAGAACAATGATGATGAAAGTAATGTGGTGTATATAGAGAAATTCAAAGATAAAAAGGATTCTAAAGATGCAGCAAGTGAGCAAGGTAGTGATGGAGATGTAGATGAGGAATTACAAGAAATAAATAGTAAAATTAAAAAGGAACCAGATAATAAATTAAAGGCTGAGAAAATTTTATCTTATTTGGCAGACCAATTAGAAGCTAGCCAAGCAGCAATTTATTTGGCCGGTAAAAAGGATGATAAAAACGTTATTACACTCTTTGCTTCTTTTGCTTTTGTTTTACCTGAAAGCCAAACCGTATCCTATGAATTTGGTGAAGGCTTAGCAGGTCAAGTTGCAAAAGAACAAAAATTGATCAATATTTCAGATATTCCTGAAGGGTATATCAAAATACTATCTGGTTTAGGAGAATCAAATCCAGCACATCTTATATTGTGTCCGATTATGAAAGATAAAAAGCTGATAGGGGTGGCGGAAATTGCTTCTTTTAAAGCTTTCAATAAATCTCATGAAGTGTTGGTTGAAAAATCCTTGGCATTATTAGCTAATGACCTGGAAAAAGGGCAGCAAAAAGAGAAAAAAGAAAAATAG
- a CDS encoding saccharopine dehydrogenase family protein, translating into MQNILLLGAGRSATSLINYLKKNAEKEEWHIKIGDFNIKLAEEKAGGHPNTSFIQFDILNEIQTKDEIAKADLVISMLPARFHPKVATACVDLGKHMVTASYNSPEVNDLSDIAKSKNTLILMECGLDPGIDHMTAMEAMNNIRKKGGKLTSFKSYTGGLVSPESDNNPWHYKFTWNPRNVVLAGQGTARFIRNGRYKYIPYHKLFSRYETIEVAELGDFEGYPNRDSLAYRKVYGIEDIPTLIRGTFRKAGFCDAWDVFVQLGVTDDTYKMEGLEEMSKRDFINTFLKYDKSTSVEDKLCESLDIKKDSDVFKRLEWMGIFEDKKVPITEGSPAQVMQAIMEEKMSLDPDDKDMIVMQHQFEYELEGKKYQLDSSIVSIGDDQKETAMSKTVGWPLGIAVKNILNKNIKLRGVQVPIKEEIYAPILKELQGMGVSFNEREREIDN; encoded by the coding sequence ATGCAAAACATTTTATTATTAGGTGCAGGCAGATCTGCAACCTCATTAATTAACTACCTTAAAAAAAATGCTGAAAAAGAAGAGTGGCATATCAAAATTGGTGATTTCAATATTAAACTTGCCGAAGAAAAGGCTGGAGGGCATCCAAATACATCATTTATTCAATTCGATATTTTAAATGAAATCCAAACTAAAGATGAAATAGCAAAAGCTGATTTAGTGATTTCAATGTTGCCTGCCCGTTTTCACCCAAAAGTTGCCACTGCATGTGTTGATTTGGGAAAACATATGGTGACGGCTTCTTATAACAGTCCAGAGGTAAATGATTTATCGGACATAGCCAAAAGTAAAAACACTTTAATTTTGATGGAGTGTGGGCTAGATCCTGGAATTGACCACATGACTGCTATGGAAGCCATGAACAATATCAGAAAAAAAGGTGGTAAGTTAACTTCTTTCAAATCCTATACTGGTGGCTTAGTTTCACCTGAAAGTGATAATAACCCTTGGCACTATAAATTTACTTGGAATCCAAGAAATGTTGTTTTGGCTGGACAAGGAACTGCTCGATTTATAAGAAATGGGAGATATAAATACATCCCTTACCATAAATTATTCAGCAGATATGAAACCATTGAAGTTGCAGAATTAGGTGACTTTGAAGGTTATCCTAATAGAGATTCTTTAGCATATAGAAAGGTTTATGGAATAGAAGATATTCCTACTTTAATTAGAGGGACTTTCCGAAAAGCTGGATTTTGTGATGCTTGGGATGTTTTCGTGCAATTGGGCGTTACGGATGACACTTACAAAATGGAAGGACTAGAAGAAATGTCAAAAAGAGACTTTATTAATACCTTTTTAAAATATGACAAATCCACTTCCGTAGAAGATAAACTATGTGAAAGCCTTGATATCAAAAAAGATTCTGATGTATTCAAAAGACTGGAATGGATGGGAATATTTGAAGATAAGAAAGTGCCAATCACAGAAGGAAGTCCTGCTCAGGTAATGCAAGCCATAATGGAAGAAAAAATGAGCTTGGATCCTGATGATAAGGATATGATTGTAATGCAGCACCAATTTGAATATGAATTGGAAGGCAAAAAATATCAATTGGATTCCTCTATTGTTTCTATTGGAGATGATCAGAAAGAAACTGCTATGTCAAAAACAGTTGGCTGGCCTTTAGGAATTGCTGTGAAAAACATTTTGAACAAGAATATTAAATTAAGAGGAGTTCAAGTGCCTATTAAGGAAGAAATATATGCTCCGATCTTGAAGGAATTACAAGGAATGGGTGTGAGCTTTAATGAAAGAGAAAGAGAAATTGACAATTAA
- a CDS encoding CHAT domain-containing protein yields the protein MSVLLVFVLNYTINAQNLSDSIYHDLDELVAEYPSLTAINTYQLKIEENYSNLKSDEERLALVIMHCNLGYYLKEYEKHYDAIQHYRKAWSLYNNYDLANYDIIEYCLKPLGNLLTITGNFADAENIISHYMKLAQSKKNEEAYTAGVINLSVVYHNIGNFHDALNLLENHLENGRVSESQKELIQNNIATNLLALQMNEEAQKKIESQKEISISSLKNKTQLLIKENELTAARSIFKEIELLLIEKGSPRQLAKFYVEKSSFHYAQLEKDSALENLNEALSLLLPNIEKQEVRKNKPLLYPENTFIEIFDAYAQYSEGLNRKLSYYDLSFHVEDLLMDKINDPQSQLIFQTSNRKRSEKCLQLLYQEFQKSKNDALIWKALSYAEQNKARVLKGSLNKKSLIDEYPNDSLLQFQQHLLKEQQSLIGKLVRKQFSNPNDRESKLNQEFIDLSFKISETQNLINEKYPQSDVKNKINCDSLQKQLKADDAQLLYFFFGDKDLFSFRIDHSIISWKKHRIDKGFKEDMAQFIRLFESPSLINNDIPHFVHQSFKFSQILGNDIDEKHRNLIIVPDGLLSFLPFEALIREKIDHKNFSNMPFWLKENTFSYNLSLEFYQQNQKDINLESFYGAFPIYKNTDRYLKSSEKEAEMLHKKFKGKIDQNENATKANFLENADQFDVLHLSTHASGGSFTVPAYIEFIDDVLLLPELYAQNLEASLVVLSACETGVGKIIKGATPMSLARGFHFAGVQNILMTQWKVNDFTTFNLMNHFYEDLQGNQSPSLAIQNAKTVYLEDKTISNLEKSPYYWAGFTYYGKPSTEDQNEFEFRYFFIIGLIVIMIWVGFYLIRRIQKHS from the coding sequence ATGTCTGTTTTATTGGTTTTTGTATTGAATTATACTATAAATGCTCAAAATTTAAGTGATAGCATTTATCATGATTTGGATGAATTAGTTGCAGAATATCCTTCTTTAACCGCAATCAATACCTATCAATTAAAAATTGAGGAAAATTATTCAAATCTGAAATCAGATGAAGAGCGATTGGCATTGGTTATAATGCATTGCAATTTGGGCTATTATTTGAAAGAATATGAAAAACATTATGATGCTATTCAGCATTATCGAAAAGCATGGAGTCTTTATAATAATTATGATTTAGCTAATTATGATATCATAGAATATTGCCTGAAGCCTTTAGGGAATCTATTAACCATAACAGGAAACTTTGCGGATGCAGAAAATATCATTAGCCATTATATGAAGCTGGCCCAATCCAAAAAAAATGAGGAGGCTTATACTGCAGGAGTAATAAATTTATCGGTGGTTTACCATAATATTGGAAATTTTCATGATGCATTAAATTTGCTGGAGAATCATCTTGAAAATGGAAGAGTCTCTGAATCCCAAAAAGAACTGATACAAAATAATATAGCGACCAATTTATTGGCTCTGCAAATGAATGAAGAAGCTCAAAAGAAAATTGAGAGTCAAAAAGAAATATCTATTTCAAGCTTGAAAAATAAAACTCAATTATTGATTAAAGAGAATGAACTTACTGCTGCCAGAAGCATTTTTAAAGAGATTGAACTCCTTTTAATTGAAAAGGGGAGTCCTCGACAATTGGCTAAATTCTATGTGGAAAAATCCAGTTTTCATTATGCTCAATTAGAAAAAGATAGCGCTCTTGAAAATCTTAATGAGGCACTAAGTCTATTACTGCCGAATATTGAAAAGCAAGAAGTTCGGAAGAATAAACCCTTACTTTATCCGGAGAATACATTTATTGAAATTTTTGATGCTTATGCCCAATATTCAGAGGGATTAAACCGTAAACTCAGCTATTATGATTTAAGCTTCCATGTTGAGGATTTATTAATGGATAAAATAAATGATCCGCAATCACAATTGATTTTTCAGACTTCTAATAGAAAAAGGAGTGAAAAGTGTTTGCAATTATTATATCAGGAATTTCAAAAGTCAAAGAATGACGCTTTAATATGGAAGGCATTGAGTTATGCAGAACAAAATAAAGCTAGGGTTTTAAAAGGCTCTTTAAACAAGAAATCATTGATTGATGAATATCCGAATGATAGTTTGCTCCAATTTCAACAACATTTATTGAAGGAACAGCAATCACTGATAGGAAAGTTAGTTCGAAAACAATTTTCAAATCCTAATGATAGAGAATCAAAGTTGAACCAAGAATTCATTGATTTAAGCTTTAAAATTAGTGAAACACAAAATCTGATAAATGAGAAATACCCTCAATCTGATGTGAAAAATAAAATAAATTGCGATTCACTACAAAAGCAATTAAAAGCAGATGATGCACAATTGCTTTATTTTTTCTTCGGAGACAAAGATTTGTTTTCATTCCGAATTGATCATTCAATTATCAGTTGGAAGAAACATAGGATTGATAAAGGTTTTAAAGAAGATATGGCTCAATTTATTCGACTGTTTGAATCCCCATCTCTCATAAATAATGATATCCCTCATTTTGTACACCAATCATTTAAGTTTAGTCAGATATTAGGGAATGATATCGATGAGAAGCATAGAAACTTAATAATTGTTCCAGATGGTTTGCTGAGTTTCTTGCCTTTTGAAGCTTTAATCAGAGAAAAAATAGACCACAAGAATTTTAGTAATATGCCATTTTGGTTGAAGGAGAACACTTTTTCATATAATTTATCTTTAGAATTTTATCAGCAAAATCAAAAAGACATCAACTTGGAAAGCTTTTACGGAGCTTTTCCAATTTATAAGAACACTGATCGATATCTGAAGAGTTCTGAAAAAGAAGCGGAAATGCTACATAAAAAATTCAAAGGCAAAATTGATCAGAATGAAAATGCGACTAAAGCTAATTTTTTAGAAAATGCGGATCAATTTGATGTACTGCATTTATCAACCCATGCTTCAGGCGGTAGTTTTACTGTCCCTGCTTATATTGAATTTATAGATGATGTATTACTTTTACCAGAACTTTATGCCCAAAATTTGGAAGCAAGTTTGGTGGTTTTAAGTGCCTGCGAAACAGGAGTAGGGAAAATAATTAAGGGAGCAACGCCTATGAGCTTAGCAAGAGGTTTTCATTTTGCGGGAGTACAAAACATTTTAATGACTCAATGGAAAGTGAATGATTTTACTACTTTCAATTTGATGAATCATTTTTATGAGGATTTGCAAGGTAATCAATCACCTTCACTGGCTATTCAAAATGCTAAAACTGTATACTTAGAAGATAAAACTATTAGTAATTTGGAGAAATCACCCTATTATTGGGCTGGTTTTACCTATTATGGAAAACCAAGCACCGAAGATCAAAATGAATTTGAATTCAGATATTTTTTCATAATAGGATTGATAGTTATCATGATTTGGGTAGGTTTTTATTTAATAAGGAGAATTCAAAAACACTCATAA
- a CDS encoding PAS domain S-box protein has protein sequence MFKNIKIGTKITAILLFVVLVSVVTVSFITYNMNRDSIEKLNFDKLMSHTSQKAEKIDNLFKGIQNNANHISGLLSIQSGIRKYQEEDTTVNMDSLKTAVLYEIESDLRSFVENYPIHAVILTNLDGEVIFNSNNSIEALSKGDNLKALDEDFYNLAINSATFNKPDEYGEDELVLYGMPLIDDYNSPAGLLVLVKNTEPIYEIVKSNPTGFKSYESILTAQSENQALFLSPLKQVADSLQPSAVTLKNETSIGVQKAALGENGFAKDVDYNGQEVLSAWTSIPSVGWGIASNVSEEEVNEQLNGLLKKFIYTGLIILFLSLIISIIFSRVLLNPILSLKETLKLLGKGILPNNVPKKSDDEIGDMALILNGYVSSLKNTANFAKQIGEGDFKADFKPISEEDTLGNSLINMRNSIQEAEKRDKERNWIVTGVAEIGEILRSNDSLEDLGDEILKYVTEKIDAIQGAFYVLNDDDSDNYFLEMKSSYAYNKKKYLKAQFKFAEGLVGQSAIEQDTLLRTEIPHDYVSVTSGLLGDQRPSCILIVPLITDEKVFGVLEFAGFHKFDSSQVKFVEEISLIIARTVFNIKVNERTRKLLAESQTMSQELQEQQEVLRQNAEEMEATQEELKRTNQRLEDQIEEVNRTQKRMQLLLENASEVITIYEKDGIVRYISPSVEKILGYRQEDIIDTTELDKVHPDSRDEVHKQFMYLVDHPEDSITMQHQYLNSDGEYVWVEVTGSNQLEDPAIQGIIFNTRDITERRRAEQEERMRSKMQALSENSIDLITRIDNEGKFFYVNPMIERYTGKRPDEVIQKGLHEADIEPKIVEAWAQLLEKVREQNEKVTEEVDFPSELGDRVMQVNAIPEYDEEKVLESILVVSHDITDRKLIELEIASKNKKITESINYAKRIQGAILPNNQVIRQKLPDSFILYKAKDVVSGDFPWYIEVDDVIYIAAVDCTGHGVPGALISLIGYFLLNDIVRSQKISDPGVILDKLDAGVTSTLRQDRDDSTTKDGMDIAFCKIDKKNNQIEYSGAHRPLYYLHANGELDEIKGNKFPIGGGIYRNQTNFDNHKIKYKSGDSVFFCSDGFPDQFGGPQNRKFGPKRLRQTIVDNHSKSMDEMHIIFDEAWENWKADYKQTDDVLLIGIRF, from the coding sequence ATGTTTAAAAACATAAAAATCGGGACTAAAATTACAGCAATATTACTTTTTGTAGTATTGGTAAGTGTAGTTACTGTAAGTTTTATTACCTACAACATGAACCGAGATTCAATTGAGAAATTGAATTTTGATAAGTTGATGTCTCATACATCTCAAAAAGCAGAAAAGATAGATAATCTTTTCAAAGGGATTCAAAATAATGCCAATCATATATCTGGATTATTATCCATCCAATCGGGCATCAGGAAGTATCAAGAAGAGGATACAACTGTTAATATGGATAGCTTGAAAACAGCTGTTTTATATGAAATTGAATCTGATTTGAGATCTTTTGTAGAAAATTATCCCATTCATGCTGTAATATTAACCAATTTGGATGGCGAGGTAATATTCAATTCTAACAATTCAATAGAAGCACTTTCAAAAGGAGATAATCTTAAAGCGTTAGATGAGGATTTCTATAATTTAGCTATTAATTCGGCCACATTCAATAAACCTGATGAATATGGTGAAGATGAATTAGTTCTGTACGGTATGCCTTTAATCGATGATTATAATAGCCCTGCGGGATTGTTGGTTTTGGTGAAAAATACAGAGCCCATCTATGAAATTGTAAAATCCAATCCAACGGGATTTAAATCTTATGAAAGTATATTAACAGCTCAGAGTGAAAATCAAGCTCTATTCCTTTCTCCTTTAAAACAAGTTGCAGATAGTCTGCAGCCATCAGCTGTAACTCTAAAAAATGAAACTTCCATTGGAGTTCAAAAGGCTGCTTTAGGTGAAAATGGTTTTGCCAAAGATGTTGATTATAATGGTCAAGAGGTTTTATCCGCTTGGACTAGTATTCCATCAGTAGGTTGGGGAATAGCTTCCAATGTGAGTGAGGAGGAAGTAAATGAACAATTGAACGGATTACTTAAGAAGTTTATATATACAGGATTAATAATTTTATTTCTTTCGCTCATCATTTCAATTATTTTTTCAAGGGTGTTATTGAACCCAATTCTTTCTTTAAAGGAAACATTAAAGTTATTAGGGAAAGGTATTTTGCCTAATAATGTGCCTAAAAAGTCTGATGATGAGATTGGGGATATGGCATTGATTTTAAATGGTTATGTTTCCTCTCTTAAAAACACAGCCAACTTCGCAAAACAAATTGGAGAGGGTGATTTTAAAGCCGATTTCAAACCTATTTCGGAAGAAGATACTTTAGGGAACTCATTAATTAATATGAGAAACTCCATCCAAGAAGCTGAAAAGCGAGATAAAGAAAGGAATTGGATTGTAACAGGTGTTGCTGAAATAGGGGAGATTCTCCGTAGCAATGATAGTTTGGAGGACTTAGGTGATGAGATTTTAAAATATGTTACCGAGAAAATAGATGCAATACAAGGAGCTTTTTACGTGTTGAACGATGATGACTCGGATAATTATTTCTTAGAAATGAAATCCAGTTATGCTTATAACAAAAAGAAATATTTAAAGGCTCAATTTAAATTTGCAGAAGGTTTAGTAGGCCAATCTGCAATTGAGCAAGATACCTTATTAAGAACGGAAATTCCTCATGACTATGTAAGTGTAACTTCTGGTCTTTTGGGTGATCAGCGACCAAGCTGTATTTTAATTGTTCCTTTAATTACAGATGAAAAAGTTTTTGGTGTTTTAGAATTTGCTGGGTTCCATAAATTTGACTCCAGTCAGGTTAAATTTGTAGAAGAAATCAGTTTGATTATTGCCAGAACGGTATTCAACATTAAGGTAAATGAAAGAACCCGTAAATTATTGGCAGAATCACAAACCATGAGTCAGGAGCTTCAAGAGCAGCAGGAAGTATTAAGACAGAATGCGGAGGAAATGGAAGCCACTCAAGAGGAGTTGAAGCGAACCAACCAACGATTAGAAGATCAAATAGAAGAAGTGAACCGCACACAGAAGCGTATGCAGTTATTGCTTGAAAATGCTTCTGAGGTTATTACTATTTATGAGAAAGATGGTATTGTTCGTTATATCTCACCTTCTGTAGAGAAGATTTTAGGTTACAGACAAGAAGATATCATAGATACTACAGAGCTGGATAAAGTACATCCAGATTCAAGAGATGAGGTTCATAAGCAATTCATGTATTTAGTGGATCACCCAGAGGATTCTATCACTATGCAACATCAATATTTAAATAGTGATGGTGAATATGTTTGGGTAGAAGTGACTGGATCAAATCAATTGGAAGATCCAGCTATTCAAGGAATTATATTCAATACAAGGGATATTACTGAAAGAAGACGTGCGGAACAAGAAGAGCGCATGAGAAGTAAAATGCAGGCCTTATCTGAAAACTCTATTGATTTGATTACTCGAATTGATAATGAAGGTAAGTTCTTCTATGTAAACCCAATGATTGAGCGATATACAGGTAAACGTCCTGATGAAGTAATTCAAAAAGGATTACATGAAGCCGACATTGAACCTAAAATAGTAGAAGCATGGGCTCAATTATTAGAGAAAGTTAGAGAGCAGAATGAAAAAGTTACTGAAGAGGTAGACTTCCCATCGGAATTGGGAGATAGGGTAATGCAAGTAAATGCAATCCCTGAATACGATGAAGAGAAGGTACTGGAATCTATTTTGGTTGTTTCTCATGATATTACGGATAGAAAATTAATTGAATTAGAAATTGCCAGTAAGAATAAGAAGATTACTGAGTCAATTAATTATGCTAAGCGTATTCAAGGTGCTATTCTTCCAAATAATCAAGTCATCAGACAAAAACTACCTGATTCATTTATTCTTTATAAAGCAAAAGATGTGGTAAGTGGTGATTTCCCTTGGTACATTGAGGTAGATGATGTTATTTACATTGCAGCTGTTGATTGTACAGGACATGGAGTGCCAGGAGCATTGATTTCCTTAATAGGGTATTTCTTATTGAATGATATCGTAAGGTCACAGAAAATTAGTGATCCAGGTGTGATTTTGGATAAATTGGACGCAGGTGTTACTTCAACTTTACGTCAAGATAGAGATGATTCTACCACTAAAGATGGAATGGATATCGCCTTCTGTAAAATTGACAAGAAGAATAATCAAATCGAATATTCAGGTGCTCACCGTCCATTATATTATTTACATGCAAACGGAGAGTTGGATGAAATAAAAGGTAATAAATTCCCAATTGGAGGAGGTATTTACAGAAATCAAACTAATTTTGATAACCATAAGATTAAATATAAATCAGGTGATTCAGTGTTTTTCTGTTCAGATGGATTTCCGGATCAATTTGGTGGCCCACAAAACAGAAAATTTGGGCCTAAGCGCTTAAGACAGACAATAGTCGACAATCATAGCAAATCTATGGACGAAATGCATATAATATTTGACGAAGCATGGGAAAACTGGAAGGCAGACTACAAACAAACAGACGATGTTCTATTAATTGGTATTAGATTTTAA
- a CDS encoding CheR family methyltransferase — translation MNRQDIEISDLRRITELVKEQYRYDFTNYAMSSFRRRILRIMELYKFGSADLLIKRLKDDKSFFDEFIAEITVNVTEMFRDPPFWRELRDNVIPNILLNHNTISIWHAGCSSGEEVFSMAVLLKEMGILDKAKIIATDIDKVILEKAKKGHYSMKNMELNEKNYIRFEGKNNFKDYFKEENGKAVMDKSLIQNVSFREHDLVQGVVFNKFDLILCRNVMIYFNQNLQNEVLKKHHESLFKYGYLVIGSKESLIWCEIANKFIVVNNEEKIYKKIKD, via the coding sequence ATGAATAGACAGGATATAGAAATATCGGATTTGAGGCGCATTACTGAATTGGTAAAGGAGCAATACAGATATGATTTTACCAATTATGCGATGTCCTCATTTCGAAGAAGGATACTTCGAATTATGGAACTCTATAAATTCGGGTCTGCTGATTTATTGATTAAAAGACTAAAAGATGATAAGTCTTTCTTTGATGAATTTATTGCAGAAATCACTGTGAATGTAACAGAAATGTTCCGTGATCCTCCTTTTTGGCGTGAATTAAGAGATAATGTAATTCCCAACATTTTACTGAATCATAATACCATTAGCATTTGGCATGCCGGCTGCTCCTCCGGTGAAGAGGTGTTTTCAATGGCTGTTTTACTTAAAGAAATGGGTATTTTGGATAAAGCCAAAATCATAGCTACTGATATTGACAAAGTTATTCTAGAAAAAGCCAAAAAAGGTCATTATTCCATGAAGAACATGGAATTGAACGAAAAAAACTATATCCGATTCGAAGGCAAGAATAATTTCAAAGATTACTTTAAAGAAGAAAATGGGAAAGCAGTAATGGATAAATCCTTGATCCAGAATGTGTCTTTCAGAGAGCATGATTTAGTACAAGGTGTAGTCTTTAATAAATTTGATTTGATCCTGTGTAGAAATGTGATGATCTATTTTAATCAAAACCTGCAAAATGAAGTGTTAAAAAAGCATCACGAAAGTTTATTCAAGTATGGTTATCTAGTGATAGGCTCCAAAGAATCTTTAATCTGGTGCGAAATTGCTAATAAGTTTATTGTAGTAAACAACGAAGAGAAAATTTATAAGAAAATTAAAGACTGA